A region of Pseudopipra pipra isolate bDixPip1 chromosome 10, bDixPip1.hap1, whole genome shotgun sequence DNA encodes the following proteins:
- the FETUB gene encoding fetuin-B: MVWLVPVLFGIQALCSCAAAPPARGAAAALLSPRCDDTAVEEAADLALRQINADRAEGYILSLYRISSVREQPQEITGSVFYLILDVVDTECHVLSKKLWKNCNTRPAHSTVYGQCKAIIYINQERNISHLNTYECTLQPVPSRYIWSVCPDCPADDSPTKPEYLDAAVQSLAKFNKESEQTHYFSVLNVTRASMQWVIGPAYFVEFLIQETSCSKKDTVADVKCEPLPSEVAQIGFCKGSVVNSRMEKFVTISCEIYSPQGPATEEEKQEANQTPEKSSQNQQASHSDADPFSPHLEKTVGWVKILPPSDEDISFYSLRESQNEHKDGKPVPPKAVGPTPSFDGQKTQVNKPDLTKPVTGPVILPFPEELSLSDSCPGEAKQMNGILHPLITRKPATV, translated from the exons atggtttggcttgttCCGGTGCTCTTTGGCATCCAGGCGCTTTGTTCCTGCGCTGCCGCCCCTCCTGCCCGCGGAGCAGCGGCCGCGCTGCTCTCCCCCCGCTGTGATGACACCGCAGTAGAGGAGGCTGCAGACCTGGCTCTTCGCCAGATCAATGCTGACCGAGCAGAGGGCTACATACTCAGCCTCTACCGAATTTCCAGCGTTCGAGAACAACCTCAG gaGATCACTGGTTCTGTCTTCTATCTCATCTTGGATGTAGTAGATACTGAATGCCATGTACTCAGCAAAAAATTGTGGAAGAACTGTAACACCAGACCTGCTCACTCAACT GTTTATGGTCAATGCAAAGCAATTATCTACATTAatcaggaaagaaatatttctcatcTGAATACTTATGAGTGCACTTTACAACCAG TTCCATCCAGATATATTTGGTCAGTATGTCCTGACTGCCCAGCTGATGACAGTCCAACTAAGCCCGAATATTTGGACGCTGCTGTTCAAAGTCTCGCCAAGTTCAACAAAGAGAGTGAACAAACTCATTATTTCTCTGTCCTCAATGTCACAAGAGCTTCAATGCAG TGGGTCATTGGTCCTGCATATTTTGTAGAGTTTTTAATTCAGGAGACATCCTGCTCCAAAAAGGACACGGTTGCTGACGTCAAGTGTGAGCCACTTCCATCAGAAGTAGCT caAATTGGATTCTGCAAAGGCTCTGTAGTAAACAGTCGCATGGAAAAGTTTGTCACAATATCCTGTGAAATCTACAGTCCACAG GGTCCTGCCACTGAAGAGGAGAAACAGGAAGCTAATCAGACACCTGAAAAATCCAGCCAGAATCAACAAGCTTCCCATTCAGATGCCGATCCTTTCTCCCCACACCTAGAAAAAACAGTGGGCTGGGTCAAAATTCTACCCCCTTCAGATGAGGACATCAGTTTCTATAGCCTAAGAGAAAGTCAAAATGAACATAAAGATGGAAAGCCAGTTCCACCTAAGGCTGTAGGACCTACACCCAGTTTTGATGGACAAAAGACTCAAGTAAACAAACCAGACTTGACCAAACCAGTCACTGGACCAGTTATTCTCCCTTTTCCTGAAGAACTTTCTCTATCAGATTCGTGCCCAGGAGAAGCAAAGCAGATGAATGGCATCCTTCATCCTCTGATAACTAGAAAGCCTGCCACGGTCTAG